A segment of the Streptomyces sp. ITFR-21 genome:
CGTTTTTCGTACATCGCGGTGGCGACGGCAAGGCGCCCGTCGTCGTCGGCCCATGCGCGGGCCTGGCGTTCGAGCCAGCCGGTGGTGAGGGAGTCGGGGAGGGTGGCGGCGTAGCACCGGACTCCGCCGGAGCCGGTGATGAGGACGGTGGTGCCGTGGCGGGCGAAGGTGGCCAGGGCGCGGGCGGTGATGGAGGTGCCGGGGCCGAGCAGGACGCAGGCGAGTGCGGCAGTGGGGAGGTAGACGGTCTCGGGGCCGCGGCGTTCGCTGGTGATTTCGGCGCAGATTCCGGTGTCGTCTTGGTGGATGCGGACGATGTCGAGGTAGAGGAAGGACAGGGAGTCGGCGATGCGCGGGAGCATCGCGACGGTGGGGGCGGCGAGTCGCCGCCGGGCGTCGGCCGGGGTGCGTTCTTTGCGTGGTGGTGGCGGCGGTGGGGTCATTCGGTGTTCCGTGCGGGGGCGATGCTGAGCAGGCCGCAGCCGTACGCCTTGCCCCGGCCGATGCCCTCGGTGATCTTCGTCCGGAGCAGGTCGGGGTCGATGATGGCGGCGGTGCCGTCGAACTGGGTTCGGGCGTGGCGGAGTTGCTGTTCGGCGGCGGGGCCGTGAGTGCCGCGGCGGCCGCGGACGGCGTCGAGCGGCTGGGATCGGACGTGGAGGGGTTTGAGGCCGGCGGATTCGGCCTGGCGGGACCACCACTCGTCGGCCGGCGCGCCGCGGAGCGCGACGACGGCGGGCAGGTCGTACAGCTCCCGTGTGGTGGCGCCGGGTTTGCGGACGGCGCTGGCCACGCAGCGGTAGCGGATGGTGAGTCCGGCTGCCAGGGCGTCGAGGAGCTGGTCGAGCGGGCGGGTGACGGCGGTGCCGTATCCGGCCGGAAGGCGGTCCGGGTCGGGCTGGTGGCTGCTCTGGAGAAGGATCTGGGTTCCGGTGGGGGTGTCCTCCGTACGGAAGAGGACGCCGAGCTGGGCGCGTGAGTCGGCGCCGATGCCGTCAGGGAAGAGGGACATCAGGCGGCGGTGCAGGTTGATGGCCCCCCCGGGGCCTTGGGTGTCGTGGCGGGCGTCGTGGGAGCGCGGGTCGGGGACGATGCGGGTCAGCCAGACGGTCAACTCAGGCTCCCTTCCTCATTGTTCAAATACGTGCTGAGCCGTGTGAGGGCGTCGGTGCCGAGTCCGGCGTACTGAACCGGGGATAGATGCACGGAGCGGCGGTACAGCGGCCGGGCGCGGTGGCTGCGGCGGCGTGGGTGGAAGGAGACCGGGTCGTCTTTGACGTCGCCGGTGGTGTGGGTGCCGTCGTCGCTGTTCACGGCGTTAAGGTGTACGGGCACCGGCAGCCGGTCGAGCGGCCGGTCGGAGAGGAACTCCACCGGCTGCGGCGCGCCGCGCGGCGGCCACCCGGTGAGAGGAAGGTGCACCAGGTGGTGCAGGGCGTCACGGCTCGCGCCGAGCAGCACCGGGCCTTCGGGCGGGCATGAGCGTCTGCCGAGGAACAAGGGCCACTGCGGTGACCGCAGCGCCTGTGCGTACCGTCTCAGCAGGGCTGCACTGTCGGCTGCTTGGGCATCGGCGGGGATGGTGAGCGCAACGGTGAAGGTGGCGTCGGCGAGGTAGTAGCGGTGGGTGAGCAGCGTGCCGGTGTCGCCGGTGCGCTTCTTGCCCTCGGCTGTGGTGACGGTGGCTTTGGCAGGCAGTCCGCCGCCGACGGTGTGCAGGTCACGCAAGATCACGCCGGGCCGGTCCGTTCGGACGGTCAGTGACAGCCGGGTCAGGTCGTCCACGGGCTCGTCGCGCCCTCGGCCGAGTCCGGCGGCCAGCAGGCCCAGCACCCCGGAGCGGGTGGGGAATCCGGCGGTGTCCCGCTCGTTGAAGTGGCTGTGCTCGCCCCAGGACTGCAAGGGTCCGGCCAGCCGGAGCAGCAGGCCGGGTTCGGCGGCAACAGCGTCCGGGGCAGGGAGAGTTGCTGTGCTCATACGGTGGCCCCGGCGTGCTCCTGGCCGAGAGCGGTGTCCAGTGCTTCGGTGATCAGTTCGCCGAAGGAATCGCGCCGCGTGCCGAGGCCGGTCAGCTTCTGGGCTTCGACGGCAGCCCAGCCGGAGGCCAGGGTGCGGCCGGCGCCGAGCAGCTTGTTGGCGGCCTGGGCGTAGGTGTCGAGCTGACGGATGGAGCCGTCGACGAAACCGCCTTCGGTGGCGCCCCGGACGGGCTTTTCGAAGGCGGCGGCGTAGGAAAGGGGGCGGTCGCTGCGGACCGACAGGTGCACAAGGTCGGGGATGGTGTGCGGGGCGGTGGAGTTCATTTTGGCCTGCGGCAGCGACTCGATGAACGCGGCGAGGAACGCGGTCAGCAATTCCCTTGCGGCGGCGGGCTCGTCGCCGATGTTCGCGGCGAGGTCGCGCAGGTCGACGGTGGCGTAGCGGTAGAAGGTGCCGGCGCTGTACTCGGTGTGGCCCATGTGTCCGCTGCCGGTGGAGTCCCGCCAGGCGGCGGTGATGTCGTCGACGGCGGAGAAGTAGTCGAGTTCGACGTCCGTCTCGTGGGTGGTGAGAGCGTGCGCGACCTGCACGGAGCCGTCCACCCCCGCGTCGTCCACCTCGGCCAGCATCCGCCCGAACAGGTTGATCACCCCGTTGCGGGAGCGCAGCACCCGTTCGATGGCGTCCTTGGGCAGGACGCTCTTGTCGGCCGGCTTCTTGATCTCCCCGGCCGCTTCCAGCGCAGCGCGGTGCTCATCGGCCAGGTCGGCGAGCTCGGTGACGGCCGCCTCGGGGACGTAGACCATCGCGTTGGTGAGAACCTTGTTGGGGACGGTCTGCGCCGGGTCGTCCTTCTTCTTGGCGAGCTCGAACTTGATGCTGCTGCCCGCGGCGATGTGCCCGCCGGCCCGCCGGGCGAGCGCGGCGGGCCAGCCCCGCCCCTCCAGTTCGAGGGTGACCCGCTCCCCGATCCGCCGGGTCCGCAGCGCGGCCTGGCCGATACGCTCCTGGAAGACCTCGCGCACCGCGCGCTTCCACGACTGGCTGCTCACCCGAGTCCGCAGCACATTGCCGTATTGCACGGTTTTAACAGAATTTGTGTCATCGCGATTGAGATTGGCGAAGGGGACGGACTGAATAACGTGGATGTCGATGAAGCGAGCAGGCGTGATGGTCACGAGGGTTTCTCCGTACGGGGTGCGGTCAGCGGTAAGCGGTAAGCGGGAGGGTGGTAGGCGCGCGGCCGACGGGCGAGGTCAGCAGGCGAGCGTTGATCACGGGGGCGGTGATCACGTAAGTACGCGTCAGATGAGCTTCACGACAGGCGTCCTACAGTGAGCGGCGGTCATTCCGGCGGGCCGGCTGCCTCCTCGGCAGCCGCCTCCTCACCGTCTGCCTTGGCCGCCTTATCCCGGTCCGACTGGGCGCACGACCAGTAGAAGTCCTGGAGCCAGCGGCGCGAGATCCGCCCCGACCCGGCCTGCCACCCGATCAGGTCCCCCAGCAGCCGCGCCCAGTCCACCGGTACGTCGAGGCCGCGCAAGTAGCCGACGCTGGCGGGCAGATGCCGGTGCAGACCGTTGACGCTCTGCCGGGTGAGCAGGTTCAGCCGGCTCTCCGCAGTGGACAGCCGCATCTCCCGCTCCCGGCCCGGCGCCTCAGCGACGGCACGTGCGAAAGCGATACCGAGACTGCTCCCGGAGGATCTGCGCCGAGCCTGGGCCGACCCGGGGGGAGATGCCGCCGGGTCGATGACGGCCGCCGCCGGTTCGGACTCACCGTCGGCATCCTGGCCCGGATCATTCTGAGGCTCTGCGGCGGGCTGGTTCCCGGCCTCCGCGGCAGGCTCATCCTCGGGCCCGTCGGCGGCGAAGCTGTAGCGGGGCTGGGCGGCGATCAGCGCGGCGATCGTGTAATACGCCCGCTGCTCGG
Coding sequences within it:
- the casB gene encoding type I-E CRISPR-associated protein Cse2/CasB, giving the protein MTTQTEPDRPALRLTLHQKYVRRIENLCRTDPGARIALRKGLRRALDDGAHTRGMHRLITPWLPQGAETPETEQRAYYTIAALIAAQPRYSFAADGPEDEPAAEAGNQPAAEPQNDPGQDADGESEPAAAVIDPAASPPGSAQARRRSSGSSLGIAFARAVAEAPGREREMRLSTAESRLNLLTRQSVNGLHRHLPASVGYLRGLDVPVDWARLLGDLIGWQAGSGRISRRWLQDFYWSCAQSDRDKAAKADGEEAAAEEAAGPPE
- the cas7e gene encoding type I-E CRISPR-associated protein Cas7/Cse4/CasC, translating into MTITPARFIDIHVIQSVPFANLNRDDTNSVKTVQYGNVLRTRVSSQSWKRAVREVFQERIGQAALRTRRIGERVTLELEGRGWPAALARRAGGHIAAGSSIKFELAKKKDDPAQTVPNKVLTNAMVYVPEAAVTELADLADEHRAALEAAGEIKKPADKSVLPKDAIERVLRSRNGVINLFGRMLAEVDDAGVDGSVQVAHALTTHETDVELDYFSAVDDITAAWRDSTGSGHMGHTEYSAGTFYRYATVDLRDLAANIGDEPAAARELLTAFLAAFIESLPQAKMNSTAPHTIPDLVHLSVRSDRPLSYAAAFEKPVRGATEGGFVDGSIRQLDTYAQAANKLLGAGRTLASGWAAVEAQKLTGLGTRRDSFGELITEALDTALGQEHAGATV
- the cas5e gene encoding type I-E CRISPR-associated protein Cas5/CasD, whose product is MSTATLPAPDAVAAEPGLLLRLAGPLQSWGEHSHFNERDTAGFPTRSGVLGLLAAGLGRGRDEPVDDLTRLSLTVRTDRPGVILRDLHTVGGGLPAKATVTTAEGKKRTGDTGTLLTHRYYLADATFTVALTIPADAQAADSAALLRRYAQALRSPQWPLFLGRRSCPPEGPVLLGASRDALHHLVHLPLTGWPPRGAPQPVEFLSDRPLDRLPVPVHLNAVNSDDGTHTTGDVKDDPVSFHPRRRSHRARPLYRRSVHLSPVQYAGLGTDALTRLSTYLNNEEGSLS
- the cas6e gene encoding type I-E CRISPR-associated protein Cas6/Cse3/CasE: MTVWLTRIVPDPRSHDARHDTQGPGGAINLHRRLMSLFPDGIGADSRAQLGVLFRTEDTPTGTQILLQSSHQPDPDRLPAGYGTAVTRPLDQLLDALAAGLTIRYRCVASAVRKPGATTRELYDLPAVVALRGAPADEWWSRQAESAGLKPLHVRSQPLDAVRGRRGTHGPAAEQQLRHARTQFDGTAAIIDPDLLRTKITEGIGRGKAYGCGLLSIAPARNTE